In a single window of the Acinetobacter sp. CS-2 genome:
- a CDS encoding UPF0149 family protein gives MQDDISGWSEWHHNFSKIEEISSPSELHGLLTGIVCVTQAPTGDEWQQILATLEIPALEQQVLEILADEAEDIAHALSEDELDYLPLLPDDEHVLADRVQALADWCAGVVLGFGLASGHIRPDEMELIEHLQDVAAVEFDESDDDEEGEESYQELYEFVRLIPVSLSLGRKKVEIAETPLLQNIQPQLQKNSATTEASSVVEMFTPHRPS, from the coding sequence ATGCAAGACGATATTTCAGGTTGGTCGGAATGGCACCACAATTTTTCAAAAATTGAAGAGATTTCAAGCCCAAGTGAGTTACATGGGTTACTAACGGGTATTGTTTGTGTTACTCAAGCACCGACCGGTGATGAATGGCAACAAATTTTAGCCACGCTTGAAATTCCTGCGCTAGAGCAGCAGGTTTTAGAGATATTAGCCGATGAAGCAGAAGATATTGCCCATGCTTTATCTGAAGATGAACTCGACTATTTACCTTTGCTTCCGGATGATGAACACGTTCTTGCGGATCGTGTACAAGCCTTGGCGGACTGGTGTGCCGGGGTGGTATTGGGATTTGGTCTGGCATCAGGACATATCCGTCCGGATGAAATGGAACTGATTGAACATCTGCAAGATGTGGCAGCGGTTGAATTTGATGAGTCGGATGATGACGAAGAAGGCGAAGAAAGCTATCAGGAACTTTACGAATTTGTGCGCTTGATTCCTGTGAGCCTGTCATTGGGGCGTAAAAAAGTGGAAATTGCAGAAACTCCATTGCTGCAAAATATCCAGCCGCAGTTGCAAAAAAATAGCGCGACTACAGAAGCCAGCAGTGTTGTTGAAATGTTTACCCCGCATCGTCCGAGCTAA
- a CDS encoding cell division protein ZapA has product MSEQIAVELRVLGHNFRLATTEKEKAGLERAAELLNEKYDDFRRKAPRVEPSKLIIMVALELMQEVLSMNKSLQEYAHCDRLLATILEDLNDLV; this is encoded by the coding sequence ATGAGTGAACAAATTGCCGTTGAACTGCGTGTGCTGGGTCATAATTTTCGTTTAGCAACCACAGAAAAGGAAAAAGCTGGTTTAGAACGTGCAGCTGAATTGTTAAATGAAAAATATGATGATTTTCGCCGTAAAGCACCCCGTGTTGAGCCGAGTAAACTGATTATTATGGTTGCACTTGAATTGATGCAGGAAGTGCTTTCAATGAACAAATCCTTGCAAGAGTATGCACATTGTGATCGCTTGCTGGCGACTATTTTAGAAGACCTCAATGATTTGGTTTAA
- the pepP gene encoding Xaa-Pro aminopeptidase, with amino-acid sequence MKLTQADFQERRDRLAEEMGPHSIAIIATSPVAMRNRDADYKFRADSSFFYLTGFAEPEAVAVIETFESIDEGYTYSLFCRERNREMEIWNGYRAGVDGAVDDYEADEAYAIDLLDEEIIEKLHNKQKLFYRIGHQADFDARVAKWIAKANGESRKGTSAPAQVIQLDRIVDEIRLHKSEQEIKLMQLASDISAEAHTRAMQTVKPGMMEYALEAELNYIFGKNGCVPSYNSIVGGGENACILHYVENDQVLKDGDLVLIDAACEYQLYASDITRTFPVNGKFSPEQKALYELVLKAQLAAIDAVRVGNSYKEPHNVAVRILVQGLLDFGIMQGDIEEIIEKETFRQFYMHGTGHWLGMDVHDVGSYKLDGEWRAYEEGMVVTVEPGLYIAPDDETVDAKWRGIGIRIEDDVVATENGPLVLTKDVVKTVEDIEALMAKAKVA; translated from the coding sequence ATGAAACTGACTCAAGCAGATTTTCAGGAACGTCGTGACCGCCTGGCAGAAGAAATGGGTCCGCACAGTATTGCAATTATTGCCACCAGTCCGGTTGCTATGCGTAACCGCGATGCGGATTATAAATTCCGTGCAGACAGCAGCTTTTTCTATCTAACGGGCTTTGCAGAGCCTGAAGCAGTAGCCGTGATTGAGACTTTTGAATCGATTGATGAAGGTTATACCTATAGTCTGTTCTGCCGGGAACGTAACCGCGAGATGGAAATCTGGAACGGTTACCGTGCCGGTGTAGACGGTGCAGTGGATGATTACGAGGCGGATGAAGCCTATGCCATTGATCTGCTGGATGAAGAAATTATCGAGAAACTGCACAATAAACAAAAACTGTTTTATCGTATTGGTCATCAGGCCGATTTTGATGCCCGTGTAGCGAAATGGATTGCCAAAGCTAATGGTGAATCACGCAAAGGTACTTCGGCACCTGCGCAAGTGATTCAGCTGGACCGAATTGTCGATGAAATACGTTTGCATAAATCTGAACAGGAAATCAAGTTGATGCAACTGGCATCGGATATTTCAGCAGAAGCGCATACCCGTGCCATGCAAACGGTGAAACCGGGCATGATGGAATATGCACTTGAAGCAGAATTGAATTATATTTTTGGTAAAAATGGCTGCGTGCCTTCTTACAATAGTATCGTTGGGGGAGGAGAAAATGCCTGCATTTTGCATTATGTGGAAAATGACCAAGTGCTGAAAGATGGTGATCTGGTGCTGATTGATGCGGCTTGCGAATATCAGTTATATGCCTCAGACATCACCCGTACTTTCCCGGTGAATGGTAAATTCAGCCCTGAGCAAAAAGCCTTATATGAGCTGGTGTTAAAAGCACAACTGGCTGCGATTGATGCAGTACGTGTCGGTAATTCTTACAAAGAGCCGCACAATGTCGCGGTACGCATTCTTGTTCAAGGCTTACTTGATTTTGGCATTATGCAGGGTGATATTGAGGAAATTATCGAAAAAGAAACGTTCCGTCAGTTCTATATGCATGGTACCGGTCACTGGTTGGGTATGGACGTACACGATGTCGGTTCATACAAACTAGACGGCGAATGGCGTGCTTATGAAGAGGGTATGGTAGTGACGGTTGAACCGGGTTTGTACATTGCACCGGATGATGAAACTGTCGATGCAAAATGGCGTGGTATTGGTATCCGTATTGAAGATGATGTGGTCGCTACCGAAAATGGGCCACTGGTGCTCACCAAAGATGTGGTCAAAACAGTTGAAGATATCGAAGCATTGATGGCAAAAGCCAAAGTAGCCTAA
- a CDS encoding DUF378 domain-containing protein, with the protein MRLNTIDWIAYALAIIGGLNWGLIGAFDFNLVAAIFGEMSALSRIIYILVGLSALYLIYTGTKLGRTVHHEPQTRVVR; encoded by the coding sequence ATGAGATTAAATACTATCGACTGGATTGCTTACGCTTTGGCGATTATTGGTGGCCTGAACTGGGGCTTAATAGGTGCATTCGATTTCAATTTAGTCGCTGCTATTTTTGGTGAAATGAGCGCTCTATCTAGGATTATTTATATCTTGGTCGGCTTGTCGGCACTATATCTGATTTATACAGGCACAAAATTAGGCCGAACAGTACATCATGAGCCTCAGACAAGAGTGGTGCGTTAG